The proteins below come from a single Aegilops tauschii subsp. strangulata cultivar AL8/78 chromosome 6, Aet v6.0, whole genome shotgun sequence genomic window:
- the LOC109741231 gene encoding membrane-anchored ubiquitin-fold protein 3 isoform X1: MAGGKEPIEVKFRLFDGTDIGPSKYDPATTVSALKDFILARWPQDKEITPKTVNDLKLINGGKILENNRTLAESRVTIGEVPGGVITMHVVVRPPQVDKNREKQLGNSPKQNRCGCTIL, encoded by the exons ATGGCCGGCGGGAAGGAGCCGATCGAGGTCAAGTTCCGGCTCTTCGACGGCACGGACATCGGCCCCAGCAAGTACGACCCCGCCACCACCGTCTCCGCGCTCAAGGACTTCATCCTCGCCCGGTGGCCGCAAG ATAAGGAAATAACTCCAAAAACTGTCAATGACCTGAAGCTCATCAATGGTGGAAAGATATTGGAGAATAACCGGACACTTGCCGAGTCGCGTGTTACAATAGGAGAGGTCCCTGGAGGTGTAATTACAATGCATGTGGTAGTGCGCCCTCCACAAGTTGACAAAAACCGTG AGAAGCAGCTGGGCAATTCCCCCAAGCAGAACAGATGCGGATGCACCATACTGTGA
- the LOC109741231 gene encoding membrane-anchored ubiquitin-fold protein 3 isoform X2 yields MAGGKEPIEVKFRLFDGTDIGPSKYDPATTVSALKDFILARWPQDKEITPKTVNDLKLINGGKILENNRTLAESRVTIGEVPGGVITMHVVVRPPQVDKNQKQLGNSPKQNRCGCTIL; encoded by the exons ATGGCCGGCGGGAAGGAGCCGATCGAGGTCAAGTTCCGGCTCTTCGACGGCACGGACATCGGCCCCAGCAAGTACGACCCCGCCACCACCGTCTCCGCGCTCAAGGACTTCATCCTCGCCCGGTGGCCGCAAG ATAAGGAAATAACTCCAAAAACTGTCAATGACCTGAAGCTCATCAATGGTGGAAAGATATTGGAGAATAACCGGACACTTGCCGAGTCGCGTGTTACAATAGGAGAGGTCCCTGGAGGTGTAATTACAATGCATGTGGTAGTGCGCCCTCCACAAGTTGACAAAAACC AGAAGCAGCTGGGCAATTCCCCCAAGCAGAACAGATGCGGATGCACCATACTGTGA
- the LOC109741229 gene encoding tRNA (carboxymethyluridine(34)-5-O)-methyltransferase — protein sequence MIQIFSRIAARSPRRATSASHPSSSKHRPGQFPCCSPAYRGITAISTSNPMRSGDGNSEGQDAPLAEGKDHGCSPGVQSTPDIEKKYVHRVYDAIAPHFSSTRFAKWPKVAGFLNSLRPGSVVLDAGCGNGKYLGFNPECFYIGCDISPPLIEICAGRGHEVFVADAVNLPYRENVADAAISIAVLHHLSTEDRRRKAIEELIRVVKRGGLVLITVWAVEQEDKSLLNKWTPLCDKYNEEWVDPSSPMVRNKSATTLDSIEETDEDTRAVKQTDDQLKNSYDGLEDKTLIMDEHDKTQQEYFVPWHLPFHRAEIGGASAAALQNGLAKKDDKKGTVVYNRYYHIFVEGELQRLVAGMKNAAIVDQFYDKSNWCIVLEKL from the coding sequence ATGATCCAGATATTTTCGAGGATAGCAGCAAGAAGCCCTCGCCGAGCCACCTCCGCATCGCATCCGAGTAGCTCGAAGCATCGTCCGGGACAGTTCCCTTGTTGTAGCCCAGCTTACCGAGGTATTACTGCTATTAGCACCAGCAATCCCATGAGGTCGGGTGATGGAAACTCGGAAGGCCAGGATGCGCCACTCGCCGAGGGGAAGGACCACGGCTGCTCCCCGGGTGTCCAGTCCACACCGGACATCGAGAAGAAGTACGTGCACCGCGTCTACGATGCCATAGCCCCTCACTTCAGCTCCACGCGGTTCGCCAAGTGGCCCAAGGTCGCGGGGTTCCTGAACTCGCTGAGGCCAGGGTCCGTCGTGCTGGATGCCGGCTGCGGCAATGGCAAGTACCTGGGCTTCAATCCCGAGTGCTTCTACATAGGCTGCGATATAAGCCCGCCGCTTATAGAGATATGCGCGGGGAGGGGGCACGAGGTGTTCGTCGCCGATGCCGTCAACCTCCCGTACAGGGAAAACGTTGCCGACGCCGCGATTTCGATAGCGGTGTTGCATCATCTCAGTACCGAGGACAGGCGGAGGAAAGCCATAGAGGAGTTGATCCGTGTTGTCAAGAGGGGTGGTCTTGTGCTGATCACTGTTTGGGCCGTGGAGCAGGAAGACAAGTCGCTTCTTAACAAGTGGACTCCTTTATGCGACAAGTATAATGAAGAGTGGGTTGATCCCAGCAGTCCTATGGTGCGTAACAAATCTGCTACTACGCTAGATAGCATTGAAGAGACTGATGAAGACACGCGAGCCGTTAAGCAAACAGATGATCAGCTGAAAAATAGTTATGATGGTTTGGAGGATAAGACCTTAATTATGGATGAGCATGACAAAACCCAGCAGGAGTACTTTGTTCCTTGGCATCTACCATTTCACCGAGCAGAAATTGGCGGCGCATCTGCTGCTGCTCTACAGAATGGATTGGCAAAGAAAGATGATAAGAAGGGTACTGTGGTCTACAACCGCTATTATCACATTTTTGTCGAAGGAGAACTTCAAAG